In Candidatus Kerfeldbacteria bacterium, a single genomic region encodes these proteins:
- a CDS encoding 6-phosphofructokinase: MDKKTVLVFTGGGLAPALNPTLAGVITTAQRHGMRVLGGLYGWACLGAHGKVIDLTTFDAAPLRHVGGTFLRSSRTNPFAVDDGITILQEKIKEYGVDYIIAIGGDDTLGAASRLFREYNIPVIGIPKTIDNDLQGTYWSPGYPSAAHYTAQYAYEIKVDAAYALSRVFVIEVLGRQSGWLTAAAAYGLADIILPPEREYKLDAVLQAVQQRYEKNGNYVTVVLSEEARFDREVQGMLQDANKADSYQVQRKAFVAMGLCKKITEELGISGKPLFPGNFMQTGNPIDIDAQIALQLGEHAVDLALNGSLGQMACVRRSDLGGSRIDVSDIPLAEAVGKVRFIDDSYFDFDQFQVTDAFIKYAEPFLGPLAQRQTDPYLHLITDISHQ, from the coding sequence ATGGATAAAAAAACTGTATTAGTATTTACCGGTGGCGGTTTAGCTCCAGCGCTGAACCCAACCTTAGCCGGCGTTATCACAACCGCGCAACGTCATGGTATGCGCGTACTTGGTGGGCTCTATGGCTGGGCGTGTTTGGGTGCCCACGGTAAGGTGATTGACCTGACAACGTTTGATGCCGCACCGTTGCGGCATGTCGGTGGGACATTTTTGCGTTCGAGTCGAACCAATCCCTTTGCCGTGGATGACGGCATTACAATACTTCAGGAGAAAATAAAAGAGTATGGTGTAGATTATATTATCGCTATCGGCGGTGATGATACACTGGGAGCGGCTAGCCGATTATTTCGCGAATACAATATCCCAGTCATCGGCATCCCGAAAACGATTGATAATGATTTGCAGGGTACCTATTGGTCGCCTGGCTATCCGTCAGCAGCGCACTACACGGCTCAGTACGCCTATGAAATAAAGGTAGACGCAGCCTATGCACTATCCCGTGTATTTGTGATTGAGGTGCTCGGCCGACAGTCTGGCTGGCTGACGGCAGCGGCTGCGTATGGTTTAGCTGATATTATCCTTCCGCCTGAACGAGAGTATAAACTTGATGCTGTTCTCCAAGCGGTGCAGCAGCGATATGAAAAAAATGGTAACTATGTCACGGTCGTTTTGTCCGAGGAGGCGCGGTTTGATCGGGAAGTACAGGGTATGCTCCAGGATGCCAATAAAGCTGATTCCTATCAAGTGCAGCGGAAGGCATTTGTGGCAATGGGGCTGTGTAAGAAAATAACGGAGGAACTCGGGATCAGTGGCAAACCCCTGTTCCCGGGAAACTTTATGCAGACGGGGAATCCCATTGATATAGATGCCCAGATAGCGCTTCAGCTTGGTGAACATGCAGTTGATCTTGCGCTGAATGGTTCGCTTGGTCAGATGGCATGTGTACGTCGGAGCGATCTGGGCGGCAGCCGAATTGATGTATCTGACATACCGCTGGCGGAGGCAGTGGGGAAGGTGCGGTTTATCGATGATTCGTATTTTGATTTTGATCAATTTCAGGTGACGGATGCGTTTATTAAGTATGCCGAGCCATTTCTTGGCCCCTTAGCTCAGCGGCAGACAGACCCATATCTTCATTTGATCACCGATATATCTCACCAATAA